The Streptomyces sp. NBC_00236 DNA window GGTCGTGGTACCAAGGGCACCAAGGCCCGTTACCAGGTTCCGGAGCGCTTCGAGGGTGGCCAGATGCCCCTCCACATGCGTCTCCCGAAGCTCAAGGGCTTCAAGAACCCGTTCCGCACCGAGTACCAGGTCGTGAACCTGGACAAGCTCGCGACGCTCTACCCCGAGGGTGGAGAGGTCACGGTGGCCGACCTGGTCGCCAAGGGCGCTGTGCGCAACAACCACCTCGTCAAGGTCCTCGGACAGGGCGAGATCTCCGTGGCACTGCAGGTTTCGGTTGACGCCGTCTCCGGCTCCGCCAAGGAGAAGATTGCCGCTGCCGGCGGCACCGTCACCGAGCTCGTCTGAGACAACTCGGACCAATCGGTGGCCTGAACATCCGACCGGGGATGCCTCTCATATGGGGCATCCCCGGTTGGTCGTTCCTAGGGGGGCATGTACGCCGGTAAGGTGGCCTCCGTTGCTGTGGTAAGCCCTGGGCGCAAGCGCCTTGGGCCCTTTGGCTATTACGTACTCATCGATCCTCAAGACCGTCACCTCTACGCATTGCGCGGGGGTCGCAGGAGGCACCGTGCTCACCGCGTTCGCCCGGGCGTTCAAGACGCCCGACCTGCGCAAGAAGCTGTTCTTCACGCTCGGCATCATCGTGCTCTACCGGCTCGGGGCGCACATCCCGGTACCGGGTGTGAGCTACGAGAACGTCCAGACCTGTGTTGATCAGGCAAGTAAGGGCAACAACAGCCTCTTCGGCCTGGTGAACATGTTCAGCGGTGGTGCACTGCTGCAGATCACGATCTTCGCGCTCGGCATCATGCCGTACATCACGGCCAGCATCATTCTTCAGCTGCTGACCGTGGTGATTCCCCGACTCGAGGCGCTCAAGAAGGAGGGGCAGTCCGGCCAGGCAAAGATCACGCAGTACACGCGTTATCTGACGGTCGCACTCGCCATCCTGCAGGGCACCGGCCTGGTGG harbors:
- the rplO gene encoding 50S ribosomal protein L15, whose product is MAENKPLKAHDLRPAPGAKTAKTRVGRGEASKGKTAGRGTKGTKARYQVPERFEGGQMPLHMRLPKLKGFKNPFRTEYQVVNLDKLATLYPEGGEVTVADLVAKGAVRNNHLVKVLGQGEISVALQVSVDAVSGSAKEKIAAAGGTVTELV